From a single Oceanobacillus kimchii X50 genomic region:
- a CDS encoding lactonase family protein, which produces MNSLFDVFVGSYGERNEETIHWLSFDPRIGKLEKVAAFDGIEHPSFLEVNTSKSCLYAISEVEQGEVICYGINPVHKQLIEWSRHPTHGGPCYVEVNGDYVFVSNYTGGNIVVYGTNENGKIEEETDCVHFSTESRLHTIRRLPESDYYVATDLGKHKLYFLYFNQETGKLQQRFEAETPYPSGPRHIDFHPEIAVLYVVNEFDSTVLVYAYDVEKEFVQLQQRITTLPSNCKQENYSAEVQCNGKLLYVSNRGHDSITTYQIINNGLLKNYSISRLGSKWPRHFQSKVPGEKHLIIANEHSNELMVMRKTQKNELVHSNQRHALPRPVCVKVM; this is translated from the coding sequence ATGAATTCATTATTCGATGTATTTGTAGGGAGTTATGGAGAAAGGAATGAAGAAACAATTCACTGGCTTTCTTTTGACCCACGTATCGGTAAGCTTGAGAAAGTAGCAGCTTTTGATGGAATTGAGCACCCCTCTTTTTTAGAAGTTAACACGAGTAAATCTTGTCTATATGCTATTAGCGAGGTTGAACAAGGTGAGGTCATCTGTTATGGAATTAATCCAGTTCACAAGCAATTAATAGAATGGAGTCGTCATCCTACCCATGGTGGGCCTTGTTATGTTGAGGTAAATGGTGACTATGTTTTTGTAAGTAATTATACTGGTGGCAATATAGTCGTTTATGGAACAAATGAAAATGGAAAGATTGAAGAAGAGACCGATTGCGTCCATTTCTCAACTGAATCAAGATTGCATACCATACGGCGCTTGCCTGAAAGTGATTATTATGTTGCAACAGATCTAGGAAAGCATAAGTTATATTTCCTCTATTTTAACCAAGAGACAGGAAAACTTCAGCAGCGATTTGAAGCGGAAACACCTTATCCTTCAGGACCAAGGCATATTGATTTCCATCCAGAAATAGCAGTATTATACGTTGTAAATGAATTTGATTCCACCGTACTCGTATATGCATATGATGTAGAAAAGGAGTTCGTACAGTTACAGCAAAGAATAACCACGTTACCAAGTAATTGTAAACAAGAAAATTATAGTGCAGAAGTACAATGCAACGGAAAATTACTATATGTGTCAAATCGAGGGCACGATTCTATTACAACCTATCAAATAATAAACAATGGACTTCTAAAGAACTATTCGATTTCGAGATTAGGCAGCAAATGGCCAAGGCATTTTCAATCAAAGGTCCCTGGTGAAAAACATTTAATTATCGCCAACGAACATAGTAATGAGTTAATGGTAATGAGAAAAACACAGAAGAATGAATTAGTACATTCCAATCAGAGGCACGCACTGCCAAGACCAGTTTGTGTAAAAGTGATGTAG